A part of Oncorhynchus kisutch isolate 150728-3 linkage group LG2, Okis_V2, whole genome shotgun sequence genomic DNA contains:
- the LOC109869147 gene encoding uncharacterized protein LOC109869147: MDGEHQEENPLHEKGNPLHNEEKTSSDVEKTLYDMERALCDIKNSAEESSSSDDNSSGDEVEEERLDSNLPSGSDPLPSNAESPCDNSESEPSPQKAAQAKKTRLKKFAPRKGTRSSLRSSTKLTVSACDTTDDGKRKLDKKHFCLYCNEPHHNIARHLERMHAEEAAVGHAISLPKLSKIRSLLLDQLRNKGNYQHNFEVLQSGDGEIVRNCRPSNDGVSMRDCLPCQHCLAFFSKIDLWKHESSCNARKGQDETRGGKRVRIQAASSQLAPLPVYSTGGCEEIIHNMNQDDISCHIKNDPLICKYGNALSAKHGHAKSQFTYIGSKMRELARFVLAVNEMDCGVQYLHEVCVPSKFKLAVHAARKMSGHDPASDRYKTPSLALKIGYSLKRATEIAFGESRMTEDREAEEQAKRFIELLENDWNNCFSGLSLSAVPMCDEVDVSSLTEDLIKLQKFLKVAEDTAKKELLENPTNTVWKKLNETLLAEIALFNRKRTGEVAKMLLETYTNRKKAPASADIFNNLSRLEQELGDDKLTRLEIEGKNGRKMPVLLTERMISSLEILIANRDKVGVSKDNPYVFARSLDAASYIRGFDCLRKCAHECDAKNPESLIHATVRKEVAIHCQLLNLNESELDQVAKLLGHDTQVHKEYYRLFENAAHLAEISKLLLAMDQVPVVIPGPSEERVVYPTYGTSSAGTYPAGTDTGRTYPTETCPTGSSYPTETYSAKSYTVEAQPSRSYHAGTYPEKSYPSGSHSARSYSAGTDSARAYPTVTHPAGTDPAGSYVAGTNTAGTYHARLYPASPYGLMASSPATSYASGTNPARSYPAGTYPAQTLPARTVITPTLHAQTLPTQKLPVRTVPVRTSPVRPWSDAAKAAVKRQLGHFISMMKVPGKRDCEVCLHNEPAVRDRTWRDIKNYVHNTVKSIKRKKGLTGVDPRKWTKKESAKIAKEEVGGTRTVPAQGEDERLEAGPVAVTTQRKQKIWSDEAQAAVRRQLGDFTKLMKIPGKTECDACIAAEPVLQGRTWKDVKNYVHNTLMTMCRRHISGKQNMDHEKQSPGTHKPGMQQKPKVPLGLPEDLPVYLYL, from the exons ATGGATGGGGAACACCAGGAAGAGAATCCTTTACACGAGAAAGGAAATCCTCTACACAATGAAGAGAAGACTTCAAGTGATGTGGAGAAGACTTTATATGACATGGAGAGAGCTTTATGTGACATAAAAAATAGTGCTGAAGAGAGCAGTTCAAGTGATGATAACAGTTCAGGTGATGAGGTAGAAGAAGAAAGACTGGATTCAAACCTCCCAAGTGGTTCAGATCCTCTTCCATCTAATGCAGAAAGCCCCTGCGATAATAGTGAATCTGAGCCGTCCCCCCAAAAAGCAGCACAAGCTAAAAAAACTCGCCTCAAGAAGTTTGCGCCACGGAAAGGCACAAGGTCAAGCCTACGTTCCAGCACAAAATTGACAGTCAGTGCATGTGATACGACAGATGATGGTAAAAGAAAATTGGATAAAAAGCACTTCTGCCTGTATTGCAATGAACCACACCACAACATTGCAAGACATTTAGAAAGGATGCACGCAGAAGAAGCAGCTGTTGGTCATGCTATCAGCTTACCAAAACTCTCCAAAATCAGGTCTCTGTTGCTTGACCAACTCCGTAACAAAGGCAACTATCAACACAACTTTGAAGTTCTTCAAAGTGGAGATGGGGAAATTGTGAGAAATTGTAGACCATCTAACGATGGCGTTTCTATGCGTGACTGCCTGCCCTGCCAACACTGCTTAGCTTTTTTCTCCAAAATTGATTTATGGAAGCATGAGAGCTCATGTAATGCCAGAAAAGGACAAGATGAAACGAGGGGAGGAAAAAGAGTGAGGATCCAGGCTGCGTCCTCTCAACTTGCTCCATTGCCTGTCTATTCTACTGGAGGATGTGAAGAAATAATACACAATATGAATCAAGATGACATCTCATGCCACATCAAAAATGATCCCCTCATATGTAAATATGGCAATGCACTATCTGCAAAGCATGGTCATGCCAAGTCACAGTTCACTTACATTGGTTCAAAAATGAGGGAATTGGCTAGATTTGTACTTGCTGTAAATGAGATGGACTGTGGTGTTCAATATCTGCATGAAGTATGTGTACCATCCAAATTCAAATTGGCCGTTCATGCTGCCAGGAAAATGAGTGGTCATGACCCTGCCTCCGACAGGTACAAGACCCCATCTCTTGCTTTAAAGATTGGCTATTCCTTGAAAAGAGCTACCGAAATAGCTTTTGGGGAGAGTCGTATGACAGAGGACCGTGAGGCAGAGGAACAAGCCAAAAGGTTCATTGAACTTCTTGAAAACGATTGGAATAACTGTTTTTCCGGTCTATCCCTCAGCGCTGTTCCTATGTGTGATGAAGTTGATGTGTCTTCACTAACTGAGGATTTGATCAAACTTCAGAAGTTTCTCAAGGTTGCAGAGGACACAGCGAAGAAAGAATTGCTGGAGAACCCCACCAACACTGTCTGGAAAAAGCTCAATGAAACTCTTCTTGCAGAAATAGCTCTCTTCAACAGAAAAAGGACAGGGGAAGTTGCGAAAATGCTGTTGGAAACGTACACAAACAGGAAGAAAGCTCCAGCTAGTGCAGACATTTTCAATAACCTCTCAAGACTGGAGCAGGAGCTTGGAGACGACAAATTAACCAGGTTGGAAATAGAAGGCAAAAATGGTAGGAAAATGCCAGTCCTACTAACGGAGAGGATGATCTCATCTCTTGAGATCCTTATTGCAAACAGAGACAAAGTTGGTGTGTCAAAGGATAACCCTTATGTCTTTGCACGTAGCCTAGATGCAGCAAGCTACATCAGAGGGTTTGACTGTCTGAGGAAGTGTGCACATGAGTGTGATGCAAAGAATCCTGAAAGTCTGATCCATGCAACAGTGAGGAAAGAGGTTGCTATCCATTGCCAACTACTAAACTTGAATGAAAGTGAATTGGATCAGGTGGCAAAGTTATTGGGACATGACACCCAGGTCCATAAAGAGTACTACAGGCTCTTTGAAAATGCAGCACATCTAGCAGAAATCAGCAAATTGCTGCTTGCAATGGATCAGGTTCCAGTGGTAATTCCAGGGCCATCTGAGGAAAGGGTTGTTTATCCTACATATG GGACATCTTCTGCAGGGACATACCCAGCTGGGACAGATACTGGAAGGACATATCCTACCGAGACATGTCCTACTGGGTCATCATATCCTACAGAGACATATTCAGCGAAGTCATATACTGTGGAGGCACAGCCTTCAAGGTCATATCATGCTGGGACATATCCTGAGAAGTCATATCCTTCAGGATCACATTCTGCGAGGTCATATTCTGCGGGGACAGATTCTGCGAGAGCATATCCTACCGTGACACATCCTGCAGGGACCGATCCAGCAGGTTCATATGTTGCAGGGACAAATACTGCAGGGACTTATCATGCAAGACTATATCCTGCAAGTCCTTATGGCCTTATGGCCTCATCTCCTGCAACATCATATGCTTCGGGGACTAATCCTGCAAGGTCATATCCTGCAGGAACATATCCTGCACAAACACTTCCAGCGCGTACAGTTATTACGCCAACACTTCATGCACAGACACTTCCAACGCAGAAACTTCCTGTCAGGACAGTTCCTGTGAGGACAAGTCCTGTGAGACCGTGGAGTGATGCGGCTAAGGCTGCGGTAAAGCGTCAGTTGGGACACTTTATCTCAATGATGAAGGTTCCAGGTAAACGGGACTGTGAAGTATGCCTCCACAATGAACCAGCTGTACGAGACAGGACTTGGAGAGACATCAAAAACTATGTGCACAACACAGTAAAATCTATTAAAAGGAAGAAGGGCCTTACAGGAGTGGACCCCAGAAAATGGACAAAGAAAGAATCGGCAAAGATTGCTAAGGAAGAGGTTGGTGGAACAAGGACTGTACCTGCACAGGGTGAAGACGAGAGACTAGAGGCAGGTCCTGTTGCTGTGACAACACAAAGGAAGCAGAAGATATGGAGTGATGAGGCTCAGGCTGCGGTCAGGCGGCAGCTAGGAGACTTCACTAAACTGATGAAGATTCCAGGTAAAACGGAATGTGATGCATGTATTGCAGCTGAACCAGTTCTACAAGGCAGGACATGGAAAGATGTAAAAAACTATGTGCATAACACATTAATGACAATGTGCAGGAGGCATATTTCAGGCAAACAAAACATGGACCATGAAAAACAAAGTCCAGGGACACATAAACCAGGGATGCAACAGAAACCAAAGGTGCCGTTGGGACTTCCAGAAGATCTTCCTGTTTATCTGTACTTATGA